A single region of the Thermotoga profunda AZM34c06 genome encodes:
- a CDS encoding prepilin-type N-terminal cleavage/methylation domain-containing protein, with protein MKGYTLIELIIGIAIISIALIILILSADQAVRSFSKSNEVLTKTATFFNQVTSNFAGQTSGNLVNTLDKVLNYQLVGAYAFFDSIEVRSVSQGYVYTLKDPRF; from the coding sequence ATGAAAGGGTATACTTTGATCGAGTTGATAATTGGCATTGCAATCATTTCTATAGCTCTAATCATACTGATCTTATCAGCAGACCAAGCTGTAAGAAGTTTTTCGAAATCAAACGAAGTTCTTACAAAAACTGCAACATTTTTCAATCAAGTAACCTCAAATTTTGCAGGACAAACTTCGGGAAATTTAGTCAATACCCTCGACAAAGTTCTCAATTATCAACTTGTTGGGGCTTATGCGTTCTTCGATTCGATTGAAGTCAGATCAGTTTCTCAAGGTTATGTTTATACATTGAAAGATCCCAGGTTTTAA
- a CDS encoding phospholipase C/P1 nuclease family protein, which translates to MKKIFIMMVLGFHCLMTFSWSAHEVLTYLLIKDFLPNSDKLVQITSYNYDEKRVYNKDSLRLDDYCGEFIKSCSLRDICYLPPDPKPVDGKVPVWQILMVYSVEPDFGMDEGLQLSPLQDMIGNSQGVRHMKYNIAIFEFFEGSQSFYYFVDMSRQAFKKGDEYWGYRFLARALHYLEDLSMPYHNAPGPFFDTLKAITDKQMAQLLSNSHYSYDEYLAYLLYDYDQDAVDAIKQAQPENSRHLRQLIQKVRWLGLSNIENVDKQLRVVYEDLLKERVLTISDYVARKGDLQTLKKVTIDIISRFSSLARGFLMSFLKEVGQI; encoded by the coding sequence ATGAAGAAGATCTTCATCATGATGGTACTTGGTTTTCACTGCTTGATGACTTTTTCTTGGTCTGCTCATGAAGTGCTCACCTACTTGCTAATTAAAGATTTTCTTCCAAACAGTGACAAATTGGTTCAAATAACTTCGTACAATTACGATGAAAAACGAGTTTATAACAAAGATTCTCTCAGACTTGACGACTATTGTGGAGAATTCATAAAATCCTGTTCGCTGAGGGATATATGTTACCTTCCACCAGATCCAAAACCAGTTGATGGAAAAGTTCCTGTTTGGCAGATATTGATGGTGTACTCAGTTGAGCCAGATTTTGGCATGGACGAAGGTTTACAACTTTCACCTTTACAAGATATGATTGGTAATAGCCAAGGTGTTAGGCACATGAAGTACAACATAGCGATCTTCGAATTCTTTGAGGGAAGTCAAAGTTTTTACTATTTTGTAGACATGTCTCGGCAAGCATTTAAGAAAGGCGATGAATACTGGGGATACCGTTTCTTGGCAAGGGCACTTCACTACCTTGAAGATCTATCCATGCCTTACCACAATGCTCCTGGTCCATTTTTTGATACTCTGAAAGCGATTACAGATAAACAAATGGCTCAATTACTTTCGAATTCGCATTACTCCTATGATGAGTATTTAGCATATCTATTGTATGATTATGATCAAGATGCTGTAGATGCCATAAAGCAAGCCCAACCTGAAAATTCCAGGCACTTGCGCCAACTTATACAAAAAGTTCGCTGGCTTGGTCTGAGTAACATCGAAAATGTTGACAAACAATTGAGAGTAGTCTACGAAGATCTTCTCAAAGAAAGAGTTCTTACAATCTCTGATTATGTTGCTCGTAAGGGTGATCTTCAGACATTAAAAAAAGTCACGATTGATATCATTTCAAGATTCTCGTCCTTAGCTCGTGGATTCTTGATGAGTTTTTTGAAAGAAGTGGGACAGATTTAA
- the rocD gene encoding ornithine--oxo-acid transaminase, protein MQRDCQRLPSIVKDCRILPNMGIMVVLYRKVTEMLQRRVRMIGSYFMELEDRYGAHNYKPIPVVIEKGEGVWVWDVEGNKYLDMLSAYSALNHGHRHPKIMKALTDQMGKLTLTSRAFYNNLLGRFEERLAKFAGYDKVLPMNTGAEAVESALKIARKWAYYKHGIPMNDGNIITVEGNFHGRTITIISFSTEHQYRDGFGPYTPGFKTAPFGDAKSLESLIDERTIGILIEPIQGEGGVRVPKEGYLRELKEISKKYEVLLMFDEIQTGLGRTGKMFAWQWEDAKPDILILGKALGGGVYPVSAVLANDEIMSVLKPGDHGSTFGGNPLAAAVGIAAIDVLEEEKLDVRARELGDYFIKQLKAIESEYVREIRGKGLLIGVEIKKEYGTARPFCEKLAKLGILCKETHDQVVRFAPPLVISKEEIDWALERISKVLTEPVHNKNVSKKIN, encoded by the coding sequence ATGCAAAGAGATTGCCAAAGATTGCCAAGCATAGTCAAAGATTGCCGGATTTTGCCAAATATGGGAATAATGGTAGTATTATACAGGAAAGTAACAGAAATGCTACAAAGGAGGGTTAGAATGATTGGTTCATATTTCATGGAACTCGAAGATAGGTATGGAGCACACAATTACAAACCAATCCCGGTTGTCATCGAAAAAGGAGAAGGTGTTTGGGTATGGGATGTTGAAGGAAATAAATATCTTGACATGCTCTCGGCATACTCAGCTCTCAACCACGGGCATCGCCATCCCAAAATTATGAAAGCTTTAACGGATCAGATGGGTAAACTCACGTTGACTTCAAGGGCCTTTTACAACAATCTTCTCGGCCGATTTGAGGAAAGATTGGCAAAATTTGCAGGTTATGACAAAGTGCTCCCCATGAACACTGGAGCCGAGGCTGTCGAAAGCGCCTTAAAAATAGCACGCAAGTGGGCTTACTATAAGCATGGTATCCCCATGAATGATGGAAACATCATAACAGTAGAAGGCAATTTTCACGGAAGAACAATAACTATAATCTCGTTTTCCACTGAACATCAATACCGAGATGGTTTTGGACCTTACACACCTGGTTTCAAAACAGCTCCATTTGGCGATGCAAAGTCACTTGAAAGTCTGATCGATGAACGTACTATAGGAATTTTAATAGAACCCATCCAAGGTGAAGGTGGTGTAAGAGTACCAAAAGAGGGTTATCTCAGAGAACTGAAGGAAATTTCAAAAAAATATGAAGTTCTTTTAATGTTCGACGAAATCCAAACAGGTCTTGGTAGAACTGGGAAGATGTTTGCGTGGCAATGGGAGGATGCCAAGCCAGACATTTTGATATTGGGAAAAGCTCTCGGCGGTGGAGTGTATCCTGTTTCTGCTGTTTTGGCGAACGATGAAATAATGAGTGTTTTAAAACCTGGCGATCATGGATCAACATTCGGTGGAAATCCGCTCGCGGCGGCGGTGGGAATCGCAGCAATAGATGTTCTCGAAGAAGAAAAACTCGATGTCAGGGCAAGAGAACTCGGTGATTATTTCATCAAACAACTCAAAGCTATTGAAAGTGAATATGTTAGAGAGATTCGTGGTAAAGGTCTCCTAATAGGTGTTGAAATCAAGAAAGAATACGGAACGGCCAGGCCTTTCTGTGAGAAACTGGCAAAACTCGGAATATTGTGTAAGGAAACTCATGATCAAGTTGTGAGATTTGCTCCTCCACTCGTGATAAGTAAAGAAGAAATAGACTGGGCACTCGAGAGAATCTCAAAAGTTCTCACAGAACCTGTTCACAACAAGAATGTCTCAAAAAAGATTAATTGA
- a CDS encoding cold-shock protein → MFKGTVKWFDSKKGYGFITKEGGEDVFVHFSAIKSDGFKTLKEGQRVQFEVQQGNKGPQAVNVVPIN, encoded by the coding sequence ATGTTCAAAGGTACAGTTAAGTGGTTCGATTCAAAGAAGGGCTACGGTTTTATCACCAAGGAAGGTGGAGAGGACGTATTTGTACACTTCTCTGCAATTAAGAGTGATGGTTTCAAAACACTCAAGGAAGGTCAGAGAGTTCAGTTTGAAGTCCAGCAAGGAAATAAAGGGCCTCAAGCAGTCAATGTAGTTCCAATAAACTGA
- the argF gene encoding ornithine carbamoyltransferase, translated as MAVNLTGRSLLTLLEYTPEEIGFLLDLSAQVKRENRAKVTHRRFLGKTLAMIFEKRSTRTRLAFETAFAEEGGHPIFLSIQDIQLGAKESIEDTARVLGRMVDAIMFRGYKQETVEALAKYSGVPVYNGLTDVYHPTQVLADLMTVQEAFGRLKNIKLVFMGDGRNNMANSLMIGCAKMGMHYVICSPRELKPEENLLKTCLGVAQETEARIEIIEEPEKAVEGADVIYTDVWASMGEESKQQERERLLRPYQVNDNLMKKTGKKETIFLHCLPAVKGQEVTFEVIEGKQSRVWDEAENRKHTIKALMIATLL; from the coding sequence ATGGCAGTCAATTTGACAGGAAGATCGTTGTTAACATTACTCGAGTACACACCCGAAGAAATTGGCTTCTTACTCGATCTCTCGGCACAGGTAAAGAGAGAAAACAGAGCCAAGGTGACTCACAGGAGATTTCTGGGCAAAACGTTGGCGATGATCTTTGAAAAACGTTCTACAAGAACGAGATTGGCTTTTGAGACAGCCTTTGCAGAAGAAGGTGGACATCCGATTTTTCTGTCGATTCAAGATATTCAACTTGGAGCGAAAGAGTCTATTGAAGACACAGCGAGAGTACTTGGACGCATGGTCGATGCAATAATGTTCCGCGGTTATAAACAAGAGACCGTTGAAGCATTGGCAAAATATTCTGGTGTACCTGTATACAATGGTTTAACTGATGTATATCATCCAACGCAAGTTCTTGCTGATTTGATGACAGTTCAAGAAGCCTTTGGAAGATTGAAAAATATAAAACTCGTTTTCATGGGTGATGGAAGAAACAATATGGCAAATTCGCTTATGATAGGTTGTGCAAAGATGGGAATGCATTATGTCATATGTTCTCCAAGGGAACTCAAACCAGAAGAGAATCTGCTGAAGACTTGCTTGGGTGTTGCTCAAGAAACAGAGGCAAGAATTGAAATAATTGAAGAACCAGAAAAGGCTGTCGAAGGTGCCGATGTTATCTATACAGATGTCTGGGCATCGATGGGAGAAGAAAGTAAACAGCAAGAACGTGAGAGATTGCTCAGACCATACCAAGTGAATGATAATTTGATGAAGAAAACAGGCAAGAAGGAAACCATCTTTTTACACTGTCTTCCAGCTGTAAAGGGACAGGAAGTTACATTCGAGGTCATAGAAGGAAAACAGAGTCGAGTTTGGGATGAAGCAGAAAACAGAAAACATACAATAAAAGCGCTGATGATCGCTACGTTGCTTTAA